CAGGTTCTCGGCCGTGACGTAGACCCGAATCCGGCTCATGCCAATGCGGCTGGCATATTTGCTGGGGACATTGTAACCCGCCTGAATATTTTTCAGTCGCAGGTAGCTGAAGTCGTCCAGCCAGAATGTCGACTCCGCCTGGTTGTTTCCGCCCGATCCGGTGAGGAGCCGGGGAAGGGTAGCGCCCCGATTATCCAGGCTCCAGGAGTTGTACCAGTGGTAATCCTGAAAGGCGTTCCGGGCCGAGGGAACGTTGACCTGATTGAACGGTTCCAGCCAGAAGTCTTTCCGTCCCGTAGCCGCCTGCCACAGAATGCTGACATCGAAGCCGCGCCAGTTGCCGAACAGGTTCAGCCCATAGGTCGATACGGGTTGATCGCGGTTAAATTGAGGTTGCGCCTGTCGGTCCTCGTCGGTGATCTGTCCGTCGCCGTTCAGGTCCTTGTAAAGAATATCGCCGGGTGCGAAGTACTGCCCCTGGAAGGGCGCATTGGCGATGTCTTCCCAACTTTGGGCAATCCCCGTCGATACCCGGCTGTAGGCGAAGTGATAGGGTAGGTTCAGGTAGGTATAGCCCTTACTCAGAAACTCGTTCCACTCCAGCAATCGGTTCCGGTTGTAGGCAAAGTTCAGGGTAGCCCCTACGTTGGCATCCCGGATTTTGGAGCGATAGGTCACGTTTAGTTCAACCCCACGGTTCTGGAGTTTACCGATGTTTACCCGTGGTGCATTATAACCCGACAGGAAGGTCGACAAGGACGACGGCCGGATCATACCCGTGGTCAACTTCTGGTACAGGTCGAGTTCGCTGGTTAACCGGCCACCGAAGAAGCCCAGATCCAGACCGACGTTGGTCACGTTGGTTTCTTCCCAGGAGAAATCTTCGTTGATGATCTTTGCCGAACTGAAGCCTTTGACAATCTTACCGTTGAAGATGTAGTTGGTCAGGTTAAAGATATCCCGTTGCTCGTATCGGCCTACGCCTGAGTTATTTCCCAACTTACCGATTGATGCCCGCAGTTTACCCGACGATACCACCGACGAGAACCGTTTGAAGAACGACTCGTCGGAGAAACGCCAGCCTGCCGATGCCGATGGAAAGAAACCGTACTGGAATCCGGGCAGAAACTTACTGGAACCGTCATAGCGGGCATTGACTTCGAACAGGTACTTGTCGTTGATTACGTAATTGATACGGCCAATGCCCGACCGGAGCCCTTCGGCATCGGAGTTCCCCCCCGCCGATTGGGTTGTCGTTAAGGCGGCATCGATTTCGCTCAGGAGTGGGTTGATTCGGTCCTGGCGGCTGGCCGATAGGTTTCGATTGAACCAGTATTCTTCGGTATAAGCGCCTAAAAGGCTCAATTGATGGTTGCCAAACAGAGTTTTGTTGTAGGTGATCCGGCCCTGAAGCAGCGTTTTATAGCCTGAGTTAACGGCATTGCTAATGCCCGCGCTGGCGGCTACCAGGGTTCGTGCCAACTGGCCCGTCTGGAAGTTCCACTCGTCGGTAGGATCGGAGTAGCTTTTGGTGAACTGGTTGTAATAACGAAGGCCATAATCGCCCCGGACGGTCAGACCTGAAATGGGCGTCCATTCGCCATAGAGGTTCCCGTTGAACTCCTGCCGGTCGCGGAAGTTGTGGTTGACCTCGAATTGGGAAAGCATGTTGCGGGCAAAGGCATCTTCGCCGTACGCCATAATACCTCCATACTGGCCAGTGGCTGAGTTGTAGGGCAGAATCCCCGCAACGGCGTAGCGAATATCATAACCTGCCGTGCCGGTATAGGTAATGAATCCTTCTGAGTTGGCATACTTCTGATTCGACCACTGACCATCGGTTCGGATACCCACCTTGACGTTGTCGCGAATTTTGTAGTCCAGATTGAAACGGGTATTAAACCGTTTGTAGTCGTGGTTGATCAGGACACCCAGTTCGTCGTAGAGCCCAGCCGACAGGTAAAAGTTCATCTTGTCGTTGCCGCCCGATGCCGAAATGTTGTGTGTCTGAATCCGGCCGTGATCGCGCAGAATGGTTTTCCACCAGTCGGTATTAGGGTATTTGATGGGGTCGACCAGCCCTTTCGAGAGCCATTCTTCAACGGTTCCGTAGCGATAGGTGGTCGAGGACGCACCGGCTCCCGATGCCCGCAGGTGCATGGTCAGCGAACGGGGGTAGTCGGCAAAGTAATTGTAGAAATTGGTTGGCTGTGAGAGACCATACGTACCCGTGTAGTTGATCTGTGCTTTCTTGTTCTGCGACCCGTTTTTAGTTGTGATCAGCACTACCCCGTTCGATGCCCGTGACCCATAAACCGACGCTGAAGCGGCATCTTTCAGGACCGAAATGCTGGCCACGTCGTTCATGTCGATCCGGTTGATGTCGACATCGGGCATCCCATCGACCACGATCAGCGGACCGGAATTATTGACGGTACCCAATCCCCGAATGATCAGCGCGGCCCCACTACGCCCCGCCTGCCCCGTCGACTGCTGAACTGATAGCCCCGGTACTAAGCCCGATAGCCCCGACGATACGTTGGCAACCGCCCGGCTCGAAATTTTGTCGTCGATGGTAATGGCGGCAACGGCCCCCGTCAGGTTCTCTTTCTTCTGCGTGCCATAGCCGACGACCACCACTTCGTTCAGGGTTTTGATGTCGGGGGCCATCGTAATATCGAGCGTGGTCTGGCTGGTGACGGCGACTTCCTGTCCCAGATAACCGATGGCCGATACCACCAATGTCCCTCCGCCAGTCGGCAGATTGATCGTGAATTTGCCGTCGGCATCGGAAGTGGTTCCCGACTTGGCATCGCCTTTCAGCACGACGGTGGCACCGGGCAGACCGGTTCCTTTTTCGTCGAGAATGCGGCCATTGAATCGGTAGCTTTGAGTTGCCTGCCCCCAAACGTCTCCATACAGCAGCAGGAGAGGCAGCCACCCATACATTACCAAATGCAGAAATTTGGAAGATAAAGGTTTACGCATAGCAATAAAAGGATGCTTAAAAATTGCTTGATGGGGCAATATTAGACGGCATGTGAATAAAAAATATGGGAATAATCTAAATCGAACGGTCTGTCCACCTCTTTGAACGCTTTTTAACCCTACCGAACGATTTGTCCTCTTTTTTGAACATTCAGCGTAATTCGCAAACCAGTGGGTGATGCTAAACTTGCAACAGGAAAATGATGCGATGTAAAGGCGGGTGAAAAAAGACAAGTTTACCATAACAATAGCCGAGGCTGGGTCACTGATGTTACTCATCAGTCTCCTTATTTATATGCTGTCGCTGATGCTGTAGTTGTATTGGTTTATCAGATTGTTTATAAAGAAGCTATGAATACGCTGATCCGGCTTTTTGCTCTACTTAGTTGGTCGTGCCTGATGGCACCCGTTTACGCTCAGTCGCCAGAACGAGCGCTGGTACTGACTACGCTGAAACCTGTTGTACTGGCAGAAGTTCGGTGGGCCATGCAGCAACAACCGATAACTGTAACCGCGCAAACGTCGGCCCGAAGTGCGGGTGGAAAGCATGACTTCTTTTCAGAGGGGGATTACTGGTGGCCCGATACAGCCAACCCACAGGGGCCTTACATCCAGCGCGACGGCATGACCAACCCCGATAATTTTGTGGCTCATCGGCAGGCAATGATTCGGTTCAGTCGGATTGTCGGGGTACTGGCATCGGCCTATGTCATTACAAACGATGAAACCTATGTTCGGCAGGCATTTCGGCATTTGACGGCCTGGTTTGTGGATC
This window of the Spirosoma aerolatum genome carries:
- a CDS encoding SusC/RagA family TonB-linked outer membrane protein, which codes for MRKPLSSKFLHLVMYGWLPLLLLYGDVWGQATQSYRFNGRILDEKGTGLPGATVVLKGDAKSGTTSDADGKFTINLPTGGGTLVVSAIGYLGQEVAVTSQTTLDITMAPDIKTLNEVVVVGYGTQKKENLTGAVAAITIDDKISSRAVANVSSGLSGLVPGLSVQQSTGQAGRSGAALIIRGLGTVNNSGPLIVVDGMPDVDINRIDMNDVASISVLKDAASASVYGSRASNGVVLITTKNGSQNKKAQINYTGTYGLSQPTNFYNYFADYPRSLTMHLRASGAGASSTTYRYGTVEEWLSKGLVDPIKYPNTDWWKTILRDHGRIQTHNISASGGNDKMNFYLSAGLYDELGVLINHDYKRFNTRFNLDYKIRDNVKVGIRTDGQWSNQKYANSEGFITYTGTAGYDIRYAVAGILPYNSATGQYGGIMAYGEDAFARNMLSQFEVNHNFRDRQEFNGNLYGEWTPISGLTVRGDYGLRYYNQFTKSYSDPTDEWNFQTGQLARTLVAASAGISNAVNSGYKTLLQGRITYNKTLFGNHQLSLLGAYTEEYWFNRNLSASRQDRINPLLSEIDAALTTTQSAGGNSDAEGLRSGIGRINYVINDKYLFEVNARYDGSSKFLPGFQYGFFPSASAGWRFSDESFFKRFSSVVSSGKLRASIGKLGNNSGVGRYEQRDIFNLTNYIFNGKIVKGFSSAKIINEDFSWEETNVTNVGLDLGFFGGRLTSELDLYQKLTTGMIRPSSLSTFLSGYNAPRVNIGKLQNRGVELNVTYRSKIRDANVGATLNFAYNRNRLLEWNEFLSKGYTYLNLPYHFAYSRVSTGIAQSWEDIANAPFQGQYFAPGDILYKDLNGDGQITDEDRQAQPQFNRDQPVSTYGLNLFGNWRGFDVSILWQAATGRKDFWLEPFNQVNVPSARNAFQDYHWYNSWSLDNRGATLPRLLTGSGGNNQAESTFWLDDFSYLRLKNIQAGYNVPSKYASRIGMSRIRVYVTAENLLTFTRYRGVDPEKSTSVTDADNNDDPFPLLKSYSFGLNLSF